The following are encoded together in the Streptomyces rapamycinicus NRRL 5491 genome:
- a CDS encoding sensor histidine kinase, with translation MISEFRSRFRFRHLRQGLVGVALVVLVVLEGLNAPHPAMAAATMVSGVLCLAALAVPERLFARYGLGAAALSCALTVTEAQLSERPPNTPGMVELGALLLLSTRAVRRCPPLRATGLVAVSSLAAVVLPLRIELWDDYLKNLITVIAVCAVPFMVVVGLCLRLYDTLRERERETIRQAQRLEHARELHDFVAHHVTAIVAQTKAARFTAAAGHTQSPEDLDRMLAQIERAGSQALGSMRAMVTSLRDHATASATTRPTGDPAGPRGPRRLRDLRALTEEFSEVGPAAELILAPELADRPLPTGIATTVHRVVQESLTNVRKHATGVGRVEVRIGVRPGHPERLEVSVVDDGQVGASPAAGRSVEGSGYGLVGLAERAEKVNGHITSGPRDGGGWHVLAVLPLDKAATDKTATEETIACDHA, from the coding sequence ATGATCTCCGAGTTCCGGTCCCGTTTCCGCTTCCGGCACCTCCGGCAGGGCCTGGTCGGCGTCGCTCTGGTCGTCCTCGTGGTCCTGGAGGGGCTGAACGCGCCGCATCCGGCGATGGCCGCGGCGACGATGGTGTCCGGGGTGCTGTGCCTGGCCGCGCTCGCGGTGCCGGAACGCCTCTTCGCGCGCTACGGCCTCGGCGCGGCGGCCCTCTCATGCGCGCTGACCGTGACGGAAGCGCAGCTGTCCGAGCGTCCCCCGAACACCCCGGGCATGGTGGAACTGGGTGCGCTGCTGCTGCTCAGTACCCGCGCCGTGCGGCGCTGCCCGCCCCTGCGAGCGACCGGGCTGGTCGCGGTATCCTCCCTCGCCGCCGTGGTCCTTCCGCTGCGGATCGAGCTGTGGGACGACTACCTCAAGAACCTGATCACCGTCATCGCGGTCTGCGCCGTGCCGTTCATGGTGGTGGTGGGGCTGTGTCTGCGTCTGTACGACACACTGCGGGAGCGGGAGCGCGAGACCATCCGGCAGGCCCAGCGCCTGGAACACGCCCGGGAGTTGCACGACTTCGTGGCCCACCACGTGACGGCGATCGTCGCCCAGACCAAAGCCGCGCGTTTCACCGCCGCGGCCGGACACACCCAGTCCCCGGAGGATCTGGACCGGATGCTCGCCCAGATCGAGCGGGCCGGATCCCAGGCACTCGGTTCGATGCGCGCCATGGTCACCAGCCTGCGGGACCATGCCACCGCCTCCGCCACGACCCGGCCCACGGGTGATCCGGCGGGCCCGCGCGGACCGCGTAGGCTGCGTGATCTGCGTGCCCTCACCGAGGAGTTCTCCGAGGTGGGGCCGGCCGCCGAGCTGATCCTCGCCCCGGAACTCGCCGATCGGCCGCTTCCGACCGGCATCGCCACCACGGTCCACCGCGTGGTGCAGGAGTCCCTGACCAACGTCCGCAAACACGCCACCGGGGTCGGCCGGGTGGAGGTGCGGATCGGCGTCCGGCCCGGCCATCCGGAGCGGCTGGAGGTGTCGGTCGTCGACGACGGGCAGGTTGGCGCCTCGCCCGCCGCCGGGCGGTCGGTCGAGGGGAGCGGCTACGGTCTGGTGGGGCTCGCGGAACGGGCCGAGAAGGTCAACGGGCACATCACATCAGGGCCACGGGACGGCGGCGGCTGGCACGTCCTGGCGGTCCTGCCGCTGGACAAGGCGGCCACTGACAAGACGGCCACCGAGGAGACGATCGCCTGCGATCATGCGTGA
- a CDS encoding response regulator transcription factor: protein MRDMTIQVLIADDQEMVRAAFRMILDSQPDMRVVAQAKNGVEAVEQARRLRPDVCLLDIRMPELDGLEATRLLAGPDVPDPLNVLIATTFDLDEYVYRALRNGACGFLLKDGAPGLLTEAVRAAASGNSLISPSVTVRLLAHMAPHRDRPAPSEARPARRGRGGLKDPIEPLTQREVEVVRRVARGRTNEEVAADLHVTLSTVKTHLGNVQRKLAARNRVEIAAWAWEHGMVDESSPNRGG, encoded by the coding sequence ATGCGTGACATGACGATCCAGGTACTCATCGCCGACGACCAGGAGATGGTCCGTGCCGCCTTCCGCATGATTCTCGACTCCCAGCCGGACATGCGAGTCGTCGCCCAGGCGAAGAACGGCGTCGAGGCGGTCGAGCAGGCCCGCCGCCTGCGGCCCGATGTCTGCCTCCTCGACATCCGCATGCCCGAACTGGACGGTCTGGAGGCCACCCGGCTCCTCGCCGGGCCCGATGTGCCGGATCCCCTCAACGTCCTCATCGCCACCACCTTCGACCTCGACGAATACGTCTACCGGGCGCTGCGCAACGGCGCGTGCGGCTTTCTGCTCAAGGACGGCGCACCGGGGCTGCTCACCGAGGCGGTACGGGCCGCGGCGTCGGGCAACTCGCTGATCTCCCCGTCGGTGACCGTCCGCCTGCTCGCGCACATGGCACCCCACCGCGACCGGCCTGCCCCTTCCGAGGCCCGTCCGGCCCGCCGGGGCAGGGGCGGGCTCAAGGATCCGATCGAGCCGCTGACCCAGCGTGAGGTCGAGGTGGTCCGGCGGGTCGCCCGTGGCCGTACCAACGAGGAGGTGGCCGCGGATCTCCATGTCACCCTGTCCACCGTCAAGACCCACCTCGGCAACGTCCAGCGCAAGCTGGCCGCCCGCAACCGCGTCGAGATCGCGGCCTGGGCCTGGGAGCACGGCATGGTGGACGAGTCCTCGCCGAACCGCGGCGGCTGA
- a CDS encoding LysR family transcriptional regulator encodes MADGTHQDGDIVIGGGAPPQHADLNLLRTFLAVYRSGSFTAAAPLLGLSQPTVTAQIRALEQQTGRALFTRLPRGAEPTHLAHDLAGHIAGPLDALASLGGRNTVLTGRTTLVHLAGPAELLCARALPALAPLVAEGVRLRITMGLTDPLLEALRAGHHDLVIATRRPGGRTLTSLPLADEDYVLVASPGWARRAGERLAADGPCAAVRDIPLITYAEDLPIARRYWRNVFGKRLTAQAAVTVPDLRGAVSAVAAGAGYSVLPRYLCQDELASGGLVLLHEPEEPPLNTLFLVQRPGADANPDVARVRERLQRTARTW; translated from the coding sequence ATGGCGGACGGGACACACCAGGACGGCGACATCGTCATCGGCGGCGGGGCGCCCCCGCAACATGCCGATCTGAATCTGCTGCGCACCTTCCTGGCCGTCTACCGCTCCGGCTCGTTCACCGCCGCGGCCCCGCTGCTCGGGCTCTCCCAGCCCACCGTCACCGCCCAGATCCGGGCCCTGGAGCAGCAGACCGGACGCGCGTTGTTCACCCGGCTCCCGCGCGGTGCGGAGCCCACCCACCTCGCCCATGACCTGGCCGGACACATCGCCGGACCACTCGACGCCCTCGCCTCACTCGGCGGCCGGAACACCGTACTCACCGGCCGCACCACCCTCGTCCACCTGGCCGGGCCCGCGGAGTTGCTGTGCGCCCGCGCCCTGCCCGCACTCGCCCCGCTGGTCGCCGAGGGGGTGCGGCTGCGGATCACCATGGGGCTGACCGATCCGCTGCTGGAGGCGCTGCGGGCGGGACACCACGACCTCGTGATCGCCACCAGACGCCCCGGTGGCCGCACGCTGACCTCGCTCCCGCTGGCGGACGAGGACTATGTGCTGGTCGCCTCGCCCGGCTGGGCCCGGCGCGCCGGGGAGCGGCTGGCGGCCGACGGGCCGTGCGCGGCCGTCCGTGACATACCCCTGATCACCTACGCGGAGGACCTCCCCATCGCCCGCCGGTACTGGCGCAATGTCTTCGGCAAGCGGCTCACCGCCCAGGCCGCGGTGACCGTGCCGGATCTGCGCGGGGCCGTGTCGGCCGTCGCCGCGGGCGCCGGTTACAGCGTGCTCCCCCGTTATCTGTGCCAGGACGAACTCGCCTCCGGTGGACTCGTCCTGCTCCATGAGCCCGAAGAGCCGCCGCTCAACACGCTCTTCCTCGTACAGCGGCCGGGTGCCGACGCCAACCCGGACGTCGCCCGGGTCCGGGAGCGGCTTCAGCGCACCGCACGCACCTGGTAG
- a CDS encoding type 1 glutamine amidotransferase domain-containing protein has translation MAKILFVMTGADQWTLADGTKHPTGYWADEAVVPYEALKAAGHEITVATPGGVVPPVDSASLSPEANGGPENAARVRSVTETAAEFRAPIALSDVTLDDYDAVHVPGGHGPMEDLAVDAASGKILTLAVRGGMPVSVVCHGPAALLAAVTEDGTHAYAGYRITAFTNEEEKMAGNADKAKWLLQDRLTEAGLTVRVGDPFAPHVEVDRNVITGQNPASSGPLAEELLKKLG, from the coding sequence ATGGCGAAGATCCTGTTCGTGATGACCGGTGCCGACCAGTGGACACTGGCCGACGGTACGAAGCACCCCACCGGCTACTGGGCCGACGAGGCCGTGGTCCCCTATGAGGCGCTCAAGGCCGCGGGCCACGAGATCACGGTGGCCACCCCCGGCGGCGTCGTCCCGCCCGTGGACTCCGCCAGCCTCAGCCCCGAGGCCAACGGCGGCCCGGAGAACGCCGCCAGGGTCAGGAGCGTCACCGAGACCGCGGCGGAGTTCCGTGCCCCCATCGCGCTGAGCGACGTAACGCTGGACGACTACGACGCCGTCCATGTGCCCGGTGGCCACGGCCCCATGGAGGACCTCGCGGTCGACGCCGCCTCGGGCAAGATCCTCACCCTGGCGGTGCGCGGTGGCATGCCGGTGAGCGTGGTCTGCCACGGCCCGGCGGCGCTGTTGGCGGCGGTCACGGAGGACGGCACCCACGCGTACGCGGGCTACCGGATCACGGCCTTCACCAATGAGGAGGAGAAGATGGCCGGGAACGCCGACAAGGCCAAGTGGCTCCTTCAGGACCGGCTGACCGAGGCGGGCCTGACGGTGCGGGTCGGCGACCCCTTCGCACCGCATGTGGAGGTCGACCGCAACGTCATCACCGGCCAGAACCCGGCCTCCTCCGGCCCGCTCGCCGAAGAACTGCTCAAGAAGCTCGGCTGA
- a CDS encoding LacI family DNA-binding transcriptional regulator, translating to MPPTPAVPHGKRPTLADVAARAGVSTALVSIVMRDAKGAGAATRERVLQAAQEIGYRPDARARLLRSHRSHLLGVQFGLQHPFHSDLLEGVYAVAEPAGYQIALSAVAAGRGEQRATDTLLADRCEALILLGPQAPAARLAELAAQLPVVSVARRLRGAAPGVEVVRTADDEGARQAVDHLVALGHRDIAHIDGGSAPGAADRRRGYRTAMGRHGLADRVRVLPGGLTEEDGAAGARALLDTTPRPTAVLAFNDRSATGVLDTLLRARVPVPDEISVVGFDDSHLARLAHIDLTTVGQDIPRLAELAVSRAIARLEGERVPDGEAVVAPHLVIRGTTAEPA from the coding sequence GTGCCACCGACGCCGGCCGTCCCCCATGGGAAGCGCCCGACCCTCGCGGACGTGGCGGCGCGGGCAGGCGTGTCCACGGCGCTGGTCTCCATCGTGATGCGGGACGCCAAGGGCGCCGGTGCCGCCACCCGTGAGCGGGTCCTCCAGGCGGCACAGGAGATCGGCTACCGGCCGGACGCCCGGGCCCGGCTGCTGCGCAGCCACCGGTCCCATCTCCTCGGCGTGCAGTTCGGCCTTCAGCACCCCTTCCACTCCGATCTGCTGGAGGGCGTGTACGCGGTGGCCGAGCCCGCCGGGTACCAGATCGCGCTGAGCGCCGTGGCCGCCGGGCGTGGTGAGCAGCGGGCCACCGACACCCTGCTGGCCGACCGCTGCGAGGCCCTGATCCTGCTCGGCCCGCAGGCCCCGGCCGCGCGGCTGGCCGAACTCGCCGCACAGCTCCCGGTGGTCTCCGTGGCCCGGCGGCTGCGCGGGGCCGCCCCGGGGGTGGAGGTGGTGCGGACCGCCGATGACGAGGGCGCCCGTCAGGCCGTGGACCACCTGGTGGCCCTCGGCCACCGCGACATCGCCCATATCGACGGCGGCAGCGCACCCGGCGCCGCCGACCGGCGCCGTGGCTATCGTACCGCCATGGGCCGCCACGGCCTGGCCGACCGCGTCCGCGTCCTGCCCGGCGGGCTCACCGAGGAGGACGGCGCCGCGGGCGCCCGCGCCCTCCTCGACACCACTCCCCGGCCCACGGCCGTCCTCGCCTTCAACGACCGCTCCGCCACCGGGGTTCTGGACACCCTCCTGCGCGCCCGGGTCCCCGTCCCCGACGAGATCTCCGTCGTCGGCTTCGACGACAGCCACTTGGCGCGTCTGGCCCATATCGACCTCACCACCGTCGGCCAGGACATCCCCCGCCTCGCCGAACTCGCCGTCAGCCGGGCCATCGCCCGCCTGGAGGGAGAGCGGGTCCCCGACGGGGAGGCCGTGGTCGCCCCCCATCTCGTCATCCGGGGCACCACGGCCGAGCCCGCCTGA
- a CDS encoding TIM barrel protein codes for MYTLAVCAEMVFRDLPVHERARRIHDAGFQVEIWDWSRHDLAALERTGAVFSSMTGYLRGSLTDRDGAAELLRTAEESVKVAHQLGCPRLNLHGTGLDGDGLPVAPVAGEATGPMWIAAHRTLTRLAELGERTGVTFTLENLNTAVDHPGVPFAKAADTLALVEAVDRPGLRMNLDLYHAQIGEGNLTELVRRAHGRGLIGEIQVADVPGRREPGTGEINYPAIARTLADLGYEGTVAMEAWASGDSDLALERFRSAFTG; via the coding sequence ATGTACACATTGGCGGTCTGCGCCGAGATGGTCTTCCGGGATCTGCCGGTCCACGAACGGGCGCGGCGCATCCACGACGCCGGTTTCCAGGTCGAGATCTGGGACTGGAGCCGACACGATCTGGCCGCCCTCGAACGGACCGGCGCGGTGTTCTCCTCCATGACCGGCTACCTGCGCGGCAGCCTGACGGACAGGGACGGGGCGGCCGAACTCCTGCGCACCGCCGAGGAGTCGGTCAAGGTGGCCCATCAGCTCGGCTGCCCCCGGCTGAATCTGCACGGCACCGGGCTGGACGGCGACGGTCTGCCGGTGGCGCCGGTGGCGGGCGAGGCCACCGGCCCGATGTGGATCGCCGCCCACCGCACCCTCACCCGCCTCGCCGAGCTGGGCGAGCGCACCGGGGTCACCTTCACCCTGGAGAACCTCAACACCGCCGTGGACCACCCCGGTGTGCCGTTCGCGAAGGCCGCCGACACCCTGGCACTGGTCGAGGCCGTGGACCGGCCGGGGTTGCGGATGAACCTGGACTTGTACCACGCGCAGATCGGCGAGGGGAACCTCACCGAGCTCGTTCGCCGGGCCCACGGCCGGGGCCTGATCGGCGAGATCCAGGTGGCCGACGTACCCGGCCGCCGCGAGCCCGGAACGGGAGAGATCAACTACCCGGCCATCGCCCGGACCCTCGCCGACCTCGGCTACGAGGGCACCGTCGCCATGGAGGCATGGGCCTCCGGCGACAGCGACCTCGCCCTGGAGCGCTTCCGCTCCGCCTTCACCGGCTGA
- a CDS encoding Gfo/Idh/MocA family oxidoreductase: MTTPHPLPVGLIGAGRMGSFHAETLAHRLPGVRLAAVADPAPGAAQGLADRLGGTTAYTEIAELLADPGVEAVVIATPARTHAGLVEAAARAGKAVYCEKPMAVTLEEADRAIAVAADAGVPLQVGFNRRYDTGFHAAHEKVRAGAVGTPQLLRSLTRDPKLADPGRIPPWTIFLETLIHDFDTLRYLNPGAAPVEAFAFADALVRPDFKDRGLLDTAVVTIRFDNGALATAEANFQALYGYDVRGEVFGSAGMLTMGDIRRGHLTAYGPDGGATECVTYDQELFHDAYVAELADFAECVRTGRAPSVTGQDARAALSVALAAIRSVTTGVPVRIDDIA; the protein is encoded by the coding sequence ATGACCACACCGCATCCCCTCCCCGTAGGCCTCATCGGCGCCGGACGCATGGGCTCCTTCCACGCCGAGACCCTCGCCCACCGTCTCCCCGGTGTCCGTCTCGCCGCCGTCGCCGACCCGGCGCCCGGCGCCGCGCAGGGGCTGGCCGACCGGCTGGGCGGCACCACGGCGTACACGGAGATAGCCGAGCTGCTCGCCGACCCCGGGGTCGAGGCGGTGGTCATCGCCACCCCGGCCCGTACCCACGCCGGGCTGGTCGAGGCCGCGGCCCGGGCGGGCAAGGCCGTCTACTGCGAGAAGCCCATGGCCGTCACCCTCGAGGAGGCGGACCGCGCCATCGCGGTCGCGGCCGACGCCGGTGTCCCCCTCCAGGTGGGCTTCAACCGCCGCTATGACACCGGCTTCCACGCCGCCCACGAGAAGGTCCGGGCGGGCGCCGTCGGCACCCCGCAGCTGCTGCGCTCGCTCACCCGCGACCCCAAGCTGGCCGACCCGGGCCGTATCCCACCGTGGACGATCTTCCTGGAGACCCTCATCCACGACTTCGACACCCTGCGCTACCTCAACCCCGGCGCCGCGCCGGTCGAGGCCTTCGCGTTCGCCGACGCACTGGTCCGCCCCGACTTCAAGGACCGCGGACTGCTCGACACCGCCGTGGTCACCATCCGCTTCGACAACGGCGCCCTCGCCACCGCCGAGGCGAACTTCCAGGCGCTGTACGGGTACGACGTGCGCGGCGAGGTCTTCGGCTCGGCGGGGATGCTCACCATGGGCGACATCCGCCGCGGCCATCTGACCGCCTACGGCCCGGACGGCGGCGCCACCGAATGCGTCACCTACGACCAGGAACTCTTCCATGACGCCTACGTGGCCGAACTCGCCGACTTCGCCGAGTGCGTGCGCACCGGCCGCGCCCCCTCCGTCACCGGACAGGACGCCCGCGCCGCCCTGTCCGTCGCGCTCGCGGCCATCCGGTCGGTCACCACCGGCGTCCCGGTCCGCATCGACGACATCGCGTAG